The genomic region GCCGGCGAAATCGTTTTGCGGGCCAATTACTGCTTGGTGTAATCGATGTAATTGCCGCTGGTGAGGTTGAATTCAATTTCCTCGATGGTGCGGGCGGTGAGCTGCCGGACGCGTGGATCGCCGTCGCGCAGCAAGGGGAGCATGCTGGGGAGCGTTTCGGGGCCAAGTTCGACCAAAGTGCGGGAAGCGTCGCCGCGGATGTAAGCGTCGGGATCGCGCAGCCGCTGAACCAAGGCGTCGATGGCCGGTTTGGCCGCCGGGCCCATCGCTTCCAAGGCCTCGATGGCCGCTTGCCGCACGTCGGGAACGCAATCCCACAGCAACTGCGTGAGGGCGGGAATGGCCGAGGTGGGCGTGGTTTTCATTTCGATGAAGGTGCGGGCCGCCAGTTCGCGCACCCGCGGATCGGGATCGTACAGGGCCGCAATGACG from Pirellulales bacterium harbors:
- a CDS encoding HEAT repeat domain-containing protein, whose amino-acid sequence is MKSCITLFVAALLGVILTATCALAQPASWLSVNDEASKKLTAQVAAALSQALWDENTDARQAAMFALEAMDAGAAPAIPTIAERLRDVDAYLRADSSRILTKLDAPAVPSVIAALYDPDPRVRELAARTFIEMKTTPTSAIPALTQLLWDCVPDVRQAAIEALEAMGPAAKPAIDALVQRLRDPDAYIRGDASRTLVELGPETLPSMLPLLRDGDPRVRQLTARTIEEIEFNLTSGNYIDYTKQ